Below is a window of Deltaproteobacteria bacterium DNA.
ACGGAGGAAAGAGCCTAGAGCTCTTGAGTCGAGAGTCGATCCTTGAGTTCTGCAGACCGGATCGCCGGAGGTTCACATGGGAAAAATCGCGGTCTATCCGGGGTCTTTCGACCCCATCACTTTCGGACACGTCGATATCGTGGAAAGGGCACTGGAGTGCTTCGACGGGGTCATAATTGCCATTGCGACGGACATTCCGAAGGACCCTCTTTTCACCTTGGAGGAACGGGTGGAGATGGCCAAGATCGCACTCAGAAGCAAGCCCGACGTTGTTGTCGAGAGCTTCAGGGGGCTCTTGGTCGACTATGTGGCCCGTGCAAGGGCGACGGTGATACTGAGGGGATTGAGGGCCACCTCCGACTTCGACTACGAATTCCACATGGCCTCAACGAACAAGAGCCTTAACGAAAAAGTGGAGACCCTCTTCATGATGGCGAGCAAGGACTATTTTTTCGTCAGCTCAAGGACCATCAAGGAGGTAGCCAGCCTCGGCGGCTCTGTCAAAGGCCTGGTACCTGAATGTGTCGAGAGAAAACTGAAAGAGAGATTCGATGCACTCCAGAAGAAAAAACAGGACTAAAACAGGTCAAGTTTCTCCAAGATCCTGCCGATAGTCAGTAAGGCTTCCTTTTTCTCCTTTTCTTCACATAAGACCGGAGGAGAACTCGATGATCGGCAGTCCTGTCA
It encodes the following:
- the coaD gene encoding pantetheine-phosphate adenylyltransferase: MGKIAVYPGSFDPITFGHVDIVERALECFDGVIIAIATDIPKDPLFTLEERVEMAKIALRSKPDVVVESFRGLLVDYVARARATVILRGLRATSDFDYEFHMASTNKSLNEKVETLFMMASKDYFFVSSRTIKEVASLGGSVKGLVPECVERKLKERFDALQKKKQD